Proteins found in one Vagococcus carniphilus genomic segment:
- a CDS encoding CopY/TcrY family copper transport repressor has translation MSLTKIETITDAEWEIMRVVWTKKETTSTEIIEILDSKMAWKPSTVKTLLSRLVSKDYLFTRKEGKQFIYQASVLEENAVREARNELLDKICNKKIGGMVYEIIKEKELSYTDIEKLEQLLAEKKKTAPGEVACNCIPGQCQC, from the coding sequence AACAAAAATAGAAACCATAACAGATGCTGAGTGGGAGATCATGAGAGTTGTATGGACTAAAAAGGAAACAACGAGTACAGAAATTATAGAAATATTAGACTCTAAAATGGCATGGAAACCTTCAACCGTCAAAACATTGTTATCACGCTTAGTCTCTAAAGATTATTTATTTACTAGAAAAGAAGGTAAACAATTTATCTATCAAGCTTCTGTCCTAGAAGAAAATGCTGTTAGAGAAGCTAGAAATGAATTATTAGATAAAATCTGTAATAAGAAAATCGGTGGTATGGTTTATGAAATTATTAAAGAAAAAGAATTAAGTTATACTGATATCGAAAAATTGGAACAGTTACTTGCTGAAAAAAAGAAAACAGCTCCTGGTGAGGTAGCTTGTAACTGTATTCCCGGTCAATGCCAGTGTTAA